The Chitinophagales bacterium genome has a window encoding:
- a CDS encoding peptide MFS transporter, producing MSDNTNVSSAKHPKGLYVLFFTEMWERFGYYLMLGIFSLYMLDSVENGGMGFSPVQKSDIYGTYLGLVYLTPFIGGLLADRVFGFRKSVIAGGLLMAAGYLGMAIPGGNAFYISLLLIILGNGFFKPNISVLVGNLYNDERYNANKDAGYNIFYMGINIGAFVCNFVAAFMRINYGWGYAFGAAGIGMLIGVLIFMSGNKHIKHADVMKPVQKEDMSLGKIFAYVLLPVIICGIIGFTLPGNIFGTDSNDAFLFGCIPVIIFYGSLWVRGSKEDKNSIGALLSVMFCVIIFWAVFHQNGDALTVWAKDYTDREMPETIANVATKANMAQQVTYDPANVEGTYFENLPADQRPAPGGSLLLFSTELYQSINPFWVVLLTPVVVGLWGLLRSKKKEPSTPAKIALGLFITGLSTLVMVAAVSSISMGDEKASSWWLIASYGVITFGELCLSPMGLSLVSKLSPPRLTALMMGGWFLSTAIGNKLSGMLSGLWERFDNKANFFLVNFALCMVATVMLLVLLKWLRKVMAEKNIH from the coding sequence ATGAGCGACAACACAAATGTTTCATCCGCCAAACATCCTAAAGGGCTATATGTACTGTTCTTTACAGAGATGTGGGAACGTTTCGGGTATTACCTGATGCTGGGCATATTTTCTTTATATATGCTTGACTCAGTGGAGAACGGAGGTATGGGTTTCAGCCCGGTGCAAAAATCTGATATATATGGCACTTACCTGGGATTGGTATACCTGACGCCATTTATAGGTGGCCTGCTGGCAGACAGGGTGTTCGGTTTTCGCAAATCCGTGATAGCCGGTGGCTTACTGATGGCTGCGGGTTACCTGGGCATGGCTATACCGGGCGGCAATGCGTTTTATATATCATTATTGCTCATCATTTTGGGTAACGGTTTTTTTAAACCCAACATATCTGTATTGGTAGGTAACCTATATAACGATGAACGTTATAACGCCAATAAAGATGCAGGATATAATATCTTTTATATGGGTATCAATATCGGAGCTTTTGTGTGCAACTTCGTAGCGGCTTTTATGCGTATCAACTATGGCTGGGGCTATGCTTTTGGTGCGGCGGGGATAGGTATGCTTATCGGTGTGTTGATATTCATGTCGGGCAACAAGCATATAAAACATGCTGATGTGATGAAGCCTGTACAGAAAGAAGATATGTCACTGGGCAAGATATTTGCCTACGTGTTATTGCCGGTTATTATATGTGGTATCATAGGTTTTACATTACCAGGTAATATTTTCGGTACAGATTCTAATGACGCCTTCCTGTTTGGTTGTATCCCTGTTATCATATTTTATGGTTCGTTATGGGTAAGGGGTAGCAAGGAAGATAAGAACTCTATTGGCGCACTGCTGTCTGTGATGTTTTGCGTTATCATCTTCTGGGCTGTGTTCCATCAGAATGGTGATGCGTTGACGGTGTGGGCAAAAGACTATACTGACAGGGAGATGCCTGAAACTATAGCCAATGTGGCTACTAAAGCTAATATGGCACAACAAGTAACTTACGACCCTGCAAATGTTGAGGGTACTTATTTCGAGAACCTACCTGCAGACCAACGTCCTGCACCTGGTGGCTCGTTATTGTTGTTCTCAACTGAATTGTATCAGTCTATCAACCCGTTTTGGGTGGTGCTGCTTACACCGGTTGTAGTAGGACTGTGGGGATTGCTACGTTCTAAAAAGAAAGAACCATCTACACCTGCAAAAATAGCATTGGGGTTATTCATAACAGGGCTCTCTACCTTAGTGATGGTGGCAGCTGTGTCCAGTATTTCAATGGGTGATGAAAAAGCATCCAGCTGGTGGCTGATAGCATCTTATGGTGTTATTACGTTTGGTGAGCTATGCCTGTCTCCCATGGGATTGTCTCTTGTATCAAAACTCAGTCCGCCAAGGCTTACTGCCCTTATGATGGGTGGCTGGTTCCTATCTACAGCTATTGGTAATAAGCTATCGGGCATGTTATCCGGCCTGTGGGAGAGATTTGATAATAAGGCCAACTTCTTCTTAGTGAATTTTGCCCTGTGTATGGTGGCAACCGTGATGTTGCTCGTCTTGTTGAAGTGGCTACGTAAAGTAATGGCAGAGAAGAATATACATTAA